A section of the Castanea sativa cultivar Marrone di Chiusa Pesio chromosome 12, ASM4071231v1 genome encodes:
- the LOC142621250 gene encoding phytolongin Phyl1.1-like: MVMDTIQNTVHYCCVSRGNRILYTHSSGDNEIENLASLCLERAPPFHRWYFETTCKRTFGFLMEDGNVYFAIVDEGVGNSSILQFLEHVREEFKKIARKGSRGSFSSMNSVGLQEQLVPIIRRLINSLDNVSQSGNDWMAETGLSPSSSDVNGQIEATSSTKAPLLGKSNKQEKKAKDHVIAMRDIESEGHRRSTDRGVKADLETPDSNNQVGVGSSASLQKEMGSMRFRSSSQIIRKKWWRQVRIILAIDAAVCLILFVIWLCVCQGISCMR; this comes from the coding sequence ATGGTCATGGATACGATTCAGAATACGGTTCACTATTGTTGTGTTTCAAGGGGTAACAGGATTTTGTACACTCATAGTAGTGGAGacaatgaaattgaaaatttggctTCTTTGTGCTTGGAAAGGGCTCCCCCATTCCACCGTTGGTATTTTGAGACAACATGCAAAAGGACTTTTGGATTTTTGATGGAAGATGGCAATGTTTATTTTGCAATTGTCGATGAGGGTGTGGGTAACTCCAGCATTCTTCAATTTCTAGAGCATGTGAGAgaagaattcaagaagataGCTAGAAAAGGTTCAAGAGGAAGTTTTTCAAGTATGAACTCAGTTGGTCTACAAGAACAATTAGTGCCTATCATCCGCCGCTTGATCAACTCATTGGACAATGTTTCTCAAAGTGGCAATGACTGGATGGCTGAAACAGGTTTGTCTCCATCGTCAAGTGATGTAAATGGCCAAATTGAAGCCACTAGTTCTACAAAAGCCCCCTTGTTGGGAAAATCTAACAAGCAAGAGAAGAAGGCAAAGGATCATGTGATTGCAATGAGAGACATCGAGTCGGAGGGGCATCGAAGATCTACAGATAGAGGAGTCAAAGCTGATTTGGAAACTCCAGATTCTAATAATCAAGTTGGAGTTGGTTCCTCGGCCTCATTACAGAAGGAAATGGGTTCAATGAGGTTCAGATCAAGCTCTCAAATTATCCGGAAGAAATGGTGGCGCCAAGTACGAATTATTCTTGCCATTGATGCGGCTGTTTGTTTAATACTTTTTGTGATCTGGTTATGTGTTTGTCAGGGTATTTCATGCATGCGTTGA
- the LOC142618946 gene encoding RING-H2 finger protein ATL7-like codes for MISHSHSDSEVEPPCGSETRASTAEKLHQTFIISLPVSSAFIFLFFFYLCYLRRQRANWSSLQMPPSYANNNDISRSELGLKKELREMLPIIVYKESFSIRDSQCSVCLVEYQAEDRLQHIPACGHTFHMDCIDHWLATHTTCPLCRLSLVPASKSSTEPPHINVESGQEFSVAVNGNDTSIQQRPQASEAAQAEEDIRNPKNQSEEDARDVRNPRNEDARSSDCVDHVRESRSSRDDIE; via the exons ATGATTTCTCATAGCCATTCAGACTCAGAGGTAGAGCCACCTTGTGGTTCTGAAACAAGAGCTTCAACAGCAGAGAAGCTTCACCAAACTTTTATTATCTCTTTACCAGTCTCCTCcgctttcatcttcctcttcttcttctaccttTGCTATCTTCGCCGTCAAAGGGCCAACTGGTCCTCTCTTCAAATGCCACCATCTTATGCCAACAACAATGATATCTCCAGG TCTGAATTGGGCTTGAAGAAAGAACTGAGAGAGATGCTACCCATTATTGTATACAAGGAGAGCTTCTCCATCAGAGATTCACA GTGCTCAGTATGCCTTGTGGAGTACCAAGCAGAGGATAGGCTTCAACATATACCTGCATGTGGCCATACATTTCACATGGACTGCATTGATCACTGGCTTGCTACTCACACCACCTGCCCACTCTGCCGCCTCTCACTTGTTCCTGCCAGTAAATCTTCAACTGAACCACCTCATATAAATGTTGAATCTGGTCAAGAATTTTCTGTGGCAGTCAATGGTAATGATACATCGATTCAACAAAGGCCCCAGGCTAGCGAAGCAGCGCAAGCTGAAGAAGACATTAGAAATCCCAAAAACCAGTCCGAAGAAGATGCAAGAGATGTGAGAAATCCCAGAAACGAAGATGCAAGAAGCTCTGATTGCGTTGATCATGTGAGAGAATCTAGAAGTTCAAGGGATGACATTGAATGA
- the LOC142621031 gene encoding stachyose synthase-like, whose translation MSIPNKYFDLSNGTFSVKGVPLLSEVPTNVSFSPFSSICQSSDAPLPLLQRFLSLSHKGGFLGFSKDEPSDRLMNSLGSFTGRDFLSIFRFKTWWSTMWVGNNGSDLQMETQWVQFDVPEISSYVIIIPIIEGGFRSALHPGSDGHVMICAESGSTQVKASNFDAIAYVHVSDNPYNLMKEAYSAVRVHLNTFRLLEEKTVPNIVNKFGWCTWDAFYLTVEPAGIWHGVNDFVEGGVSPRFLIIDDGWQSINLDGENPNEDTKNLVLGGTQMTARLHRLDECEKFRKYKGGSMLGPDAPSFDPKKPKMLISKAIELEHAEKDRDKAIQSGVTDLSGFEAKILKFKQELNEMFGGEEESSNVSRQEGCGSCCCKAAYGMKAFTRDLRAKFKGLDDIYVWHALCGAWGGVRPGSTHLSAKVVPCKVSPGLDGTMTDLAVVKIIEGGIGLVHPDQSEDFYDSMHSYLAKVGITGVKVDVIHTLEYVSEEYGGRVELAKAYYKGLTSSISKNFKGNGLISSMQQCNDFFFLGTNQISIGRVGDDFWFQDPNGDPMGVYWLQGVHMIHCAYNSMWMGQIIQPDWDMFQSDHLCAKFHAGSRAICGGPVYVSDSVGGHDFDLIKKLVYPDGTIPKCQHFALPTRDCLFKNPLFDQKTILKIWNFNKYGGVIGAFNCQGAGWDPKEQRIKGYSHCYKPMSTTVQVSDIEWDQKIEAAQMGNAEEYIVYLSEAQELLFLTHESAAIQTTIQPSSFEIFSFVPVEKLGPTIKFAPIGLTNMFNNGGAIQELEYINCDSGTENNKSVKIKVKGDGNFLAYSSVSPKECYLNGAEVAFEWLAIATANGGKLTLNLPWVEEAGGISDVAFVF comes from the exons ATGTCAATCCCTAACAAATATTTCGACTTGTCTAATGGTACCTTTAGTGTCAAAGGTGTGCCTTTGCTCTCTGAAGTTCCCACCAATGTCTCTTTCAGTCCATTTTCTTCAATCTGTCAATCCTCTGATGCTCCACTTCCCCTGCTTCAGCGTTTCCTTTCTCTGTCTCACAAGGGTGGATTTCTTGGATTCTCTAAGGATGAGCCGTCTGATAGGTTAATGAACTCCTTGGGTAGTTTCACTGGTAGAGACTTTCTAAGCATCTTTAGGTTCAAAACATGGTGGTCTACCATGTGGGTGGGTAATAATGGCTCAGATTTACAGATGGAGACCCAATGGGTGCAATTTGATGTCCCAGAGATAAGTTCTTATGTTATAATCATACCCATCATTGAAGGAGGTTTTAGGTCTGCTCTTCATCCTGGCTCTGATGGACATGTCATGATTTGTGCAGAGAGTGGTTCAACGCAAGTGAAAGCATCAAACTTTGATGCAATTGCTTATGTTCATGTGTCTGACAATCCCTACAACTTGATGAAAGAGGCCTATAGTGCTGTTAGGGTCCATCTCAATACATTTAGGCTCTTAGAAGAGAAAACAGTCCCTAATATTGTTAACAAATTTGGGTGGTGCACTTGGGATGCCTTCTACTTGACTGTAGAGCCTGCTGGTATTTGGCATGGAGTAAATGATTTTGTCGAAGGTGGTGTCTCGCCGCGGTTTCTCATCATTGATGATGGCTGGCAAAGCATTAATTTAGATGGTGAGAACCCGAATGAGGATACCAAAAATCTTGTTCTTGGTGGGACTCAAATGACTGCTAGGCTTCATAGACTCGATGAATGTGAGAAGTTCAGAAAATACAAGGGTGGTTCCATGTTGGGTCCTGATGCTCCTTCATTTGATCCAAAGAAGCCAAAGATGCTAATATCGAAGGCAATTGAGTTAGAGCATGCTGAAAAAGATCGTGACAAGGCAATCCAATCTGGAGTTACTGATTTGTCTGGGTTTGAAGCCAAAATTCTAAAGTTCAAACAAGAGTTGAATGAGATGTTCGGtggagaagaagaaagcagCAATGTTTCGAGACAAGAAGGCTGTGGGAGCTGTTGTTGTAAGGCTGCATATGGAATGAAAGCTTTTACAAGGGATTTGAGAGCAAAGTTCAAAGGTTTGGATGATATTTATGTGTGGCATGCTCTTTGTGGTGCATGGGGTGGTGTTAGGCCTGGTTCAACCCATCTTAGTGCAAAGGTGGTTCCATGCAAAGTCTCTCCTGGGCTCGATGGGACAATGACCGATCTTGCTGTGGTGAAAATCATCGAAGGTGGAATCGGGCTTGTTCATCCTGATCAATCCGAGGATTTCTATGACTCTATGCACTCCTACCTTGCCAAAGTTGGTATTACAGGAGTGAAAGTTGATGTCATTCAT ACTCTTGAGTATGTGTCCGAAGAATATGGAGGCCGGGTGGAGCTTGCAAAGGCTTATTACAAAGGTCTGACAAGTTCTATTTCCAAGAACTTTAAAGGAAATGGACTCATCTCCAGCATGCAACAGTGCAATGACTTCTTCTTCCTTGGGACAAATCAAATTTCTATCGGAAGAGTTG GCGATGATTTCTGGTTCCAAGATCCAAATGGTGATCCAATGGGAGTGTATTGGCTACAAGGTGTGCATATGATTCACTGTGCCTATAACAGCATGTGGATGGGGCAGATCATACAACCTGATTGGGATATGTTCCAATCAGACCATTTGTGTGCCAAATTCCATGCAGGATCAAGGGCCATTTGTGGAGGTCCGGTCTATGTGAGTGATTCAGTGGGAGGACATGATTTTGATCTAATTAAGAAGCTTGTGTATCCTGATGGTACCATTCCCAAGTGCCAGCATTTTGCTCTCCCAACTAGAGACTGCCTCTTCAAGAACCCTCTTTTTGACCAGAAGACCATTCTCAAAATTTGGAACTTCAACAAG TATGGAGGTGTAATTGGAGCATTCAACTGCCAAGGGGCTGGTTGGGACCCCAAGGAGCAAAGGATCAAGGGCTACTCTCACTGCTACAAGCCAATGTCTACAACAGTTCAAGTCTCTGACATCGAATGGGACCAGAAGATAGAAGCAGCCCAAATGGGTAATGCTGAAGAGTACATAGTATACCTCAGTGAGGCCCAAGAGTTGCTTTTCTTGACTCACGAATCTGCTGCAATACAGACCACCATCCAACCATCTTCATTCGAGATTTTCAGCTTTGTGCCAGTTGAGAAGTTGGGCCCCACCATCAAATTTGCCCCAATTGGGCTAACAAACATGTTTAACAATGGGGGTGCCATTCAAGAATTGGAGTACATTAACTGTGACAGTGGGACTGAGAATAATAAGAGTGTGAAAATCAAAGTTAAGGGTGATGGGAATTTCTTAGCATACTCTAGTGTATCTCCAAAGGAATGCTACTTGAATGGTGCTGAAGTGGCTTTTGAGTGGTTGGCTATTGCTACTGCTAATGGTGGCAAACTGACCTTGAATCTTCCTTGGGTTGAAGAGGCTGGTGGCATTTCTGATGTTGCTTTTGTATTTTGA